A region from the Haloarcula limicola genome encodes:
- a CDS encoding extracellular solute-binding protein, translated as MTMDRRTLIKQLGGIGAATAIAGCSVQEDGGDGGGDGGDGGSGGTDSDGSSGTESQGPAGTATAWYSLSESELATRQDIIKEFNEQKRHTIEGADISDLQQKTSSAIPAGEGPQIFDWAHDWAGNTYEQGFIVGQGDQLSVDMNVYTETARQAAKYDGKVIGLPYGAETVTPIVNTDIVDSVPSSVDEMISTIEKHHDPDNGQYGLSYPINSYFTSGWLQAFGGYFFKADSDPQLGIAEDEFVRGLEFIVENFKPYMPKDPKYSPQAAAFNEGNAAITINGPWSLAALNGNDLNYEVIPFPEMSEGTPNPYTGIQLWYFAKAMESGGPSAAAARTFAEWYTTNEDHIRSLAENQGSIPVLKSVAQGDDLPATVQAFSSSVDMGTPMPAHPKMDDVWGPVDSALVKAFNGDATPEQALTTAAKDIRSNW; from the coding sequence ATGACAATGGACCGCAGAACGCTGATCAAGCAACTCGGTGGTATCGGAGCTGCAACGGCGATCGCTGGCTGTAGCGTACAGGAAGACGGCGGCGACGGCGGCGGTGACGGTGGCGACGGTGGCTCCGGCGGTACCGACTCCGACGGGAGCAGTGGCACGGAGAGTCAGGGTCCCGCCGGGACCGCGACCGCGTGGTACTCGCTCTCCGAGAGCGAGCTGGCGACGCGTCAGGATATAATCAAGGAGTTCAACGAGCAGAAGCGTCACACTATCGAGGGAGCGGATATCTCCGACCTCCAGCAGAAGACGTCGAGCGCGATCCCGGCCGGCGAAGGCCCGCAGATCTTCGACTGGGCGCACGACTGGGCGGGCAACACCTACGAACAGGGCTTCATCGTCGGTCAGGGCGACCAGCTCTCGGTCGACATGAACGTCTATACCGAAACGGCTCGACAGGCGGCCAAGTACGACGGGAAGGTCATCGGTCTCCCGTACGGTGCCGAAACCGTCACTCCCATCGTCAACACGGACATCGTCGACTCCGTCCCGAGCAGCGTCGACGAGATGATCAGCACGATCGAGAAGCACCACGATCCCGACAACGGTCAGTACGGGCTCAGCTACCCGATCAACTCCTACTTCACCAGCGGGTGGCTACAGGCCTTCGGCGGTTACTTCTTCAAGGCCGACAGCGATCCGCAGTTGGGTATCGCGGAGGACGAGTTCGTCCGCGGGCTCGAGTTCATCGTCGAGAACTTCAAACCGTACATGCCGAAGGACCCGAAGTACTCGCCACAGGCGGCCGCGTTCAACGAGGGGAACGCCGCGATCACTATCAACGGCCCGTGGTCGCTCGCAGCGCTCAACGGGAACGACCTCAACTACGAGGTGATACCGTTCCCCGAGATGAGCGAGGGAACGCCGAACCCCTACACCGGGATTCAACTCTGGTACTTCGCCAAAGCCATGGAGAGCGGCGGTCCGTCCGCGGCCGCCGCGCGGACGTTCGCCGAGTGGTACACGACGAACGAGGACCACATCCGCTCCCTCGCGGAGAATCAGGGCTCCATCCCGGTTCTCAAGAGCGTCGCCCAGGGCGACGACCTGCCCGCCACCGTCCAGGCCTTCTCCAGTTCCGTCGACATGGGGACGCCGATGCCCGCCCACCCCAAGATGGACGACGTGTGGGGCCCGGTCGACAGCGCGCTCGTCAAGGCGTTCAACGGCGACGCCACCCCTGAACAGGCGCTCACGACCGCCGCGAAGGACATCCGCAGCAACTGGTAA
- a CDS encoding alpha-amylase family glycosyl hydrolase, with product MHHPGPPRFCTVDESVELAPRRPDPDADFRWRLTEVPGGSSVALGDGPVVHLEPDVPGTYRAELSAPDGTHTQTVRAFPASTTRTVRFSVTEDDVAEGDPADVADAESCVVFGKFNDFTMGSHWATEADGEWVLETELPPGTHEAIFAFDGEFDPFATDEVTVEGAGRPRVELDSHREGEELVVTADARAAPDGRDPDVEFHFDDRDSLDEAAVDVGGGELRVAIDSLPVLSRVHAVAVAERHSIADTLEIRSGASGDLTVSRPADAPEWTDDATIYEIFVREFVGDIAETSFEEIERRVPYVESLGVDVVWFTPVVQSPTRHGYHITDLFDTAADLGTREEFRSLVERFHEAGIRVVFDLVLNHTSRDHPYFQFHRAGVPEYADYYERIPAEADVTDVDWAGDDAPGLYFNWTRIPNVNYDSLAVRRWMLDVVEEWADEVDGFRCDVAWGVPHGFWKEVRERVKAHDSDFLLLDETVPHRDAAFRENEFDVHYDPDFYFALRDIGRGEEPATVLFDALAESEHWGYPDRAVHMRYVENHDEDRYRDECGPEPLRAAVGATFTVPGLPMLYYGQERGVEDQRGTMRWHDGDADLTDFHRRLVALRDEHAALRASGVTPVEWSVAEGDPDGVVAYERADGDETLVVVLNFAAEDATVTLDREVTGRDLLSESDVTSEDGLRVADVVVTPAAE from the coding sequence ATGCATCACCCCGGCCCACCGCGTTTTTGCACCGTCGACGAGTCGGTCGAGCTGGCACCACGGCGACCGGACCCCGACGCCGACTTCCGGTGGCGACTCACGGAGGTACCGGGGGGGAGTTCGGTCGCCCTGGGCGACGGTCCCGTCGTCCACCTCGAGCCGGACGTACCCGGCACCTACCGCGCGGAACTCTCCGCGCCGGACGGGACGCACACGCAGACGGTACGCGCGTTCCCGGCCTCGACGACGCGGACAGTCCGGTTCAGCGTCACCGAGGACGACGTCGCCGAGGGCGACCCCGCCGACGTCGCCGACGCCGAGAGCTGCGTCGTCTTCGGGAAGTTCAACGACTTCACGATGGGGAGTCACTGGGCGACGGAAGCGGACGGCGAGTGGGTCCTGGAGACGGAACTCCCGCCGGGCACGCACGAAGCCATCTTCGCGTTCGACGGGGAGTTCGACCCGTTCGCGACCGACGAGGTGACAGTCGAAGGCGCGGGTCGCCCGCGCGTCGAACTCGACAGCCACCGGGAGGGCGAGGAGCTGGTCGTCACCGCCGACGCGCGCGCCGCGCCCGACGGGCGCGACCCCGACGTGGAGTTTCACTTCGACGACCGGGACTCGCTCGACGAAGCGGCGGTCGACGTCGGCGGCGGCGAACTCCGGGTCGCTATCGACTCGCTACCGGTCCTCTCGCGCGTCCACGCCGTCGCCGTCGCCGAACGGCACAGCATCGCCGACACGCTCGAAATTCGTTCCGGCGCGTCCGGAGACCTCACTGTCTCTCGCCCCGCGGACGCCCCCGAGTGGACGGACGACGCCACCATCTACGAGATCTTCGTCCGCGAGTTCGTCGGCGACATCGCCGAGACGTCCTTCGAGGAGATCGAGCGCCGGGTGCCCTACGTCGAGTCGCTGGGCGTCGACGTGGTCTGGTTCACGCCCGTCGTCCAGAGCCCCACCCGACACGGCTATCACATCACGGACCTCTTCGACACCGCCGCCGACCTCGGCACGCGCGAGGAGTTCCGGTCGCTGGTCGAGCGCTTCCACGAGGCCGGTATCCGCGTCGTCTTCGACCTCGTCCTCAACCATACCTCGCGGGACCACCCGTACTTCCAGTTCCACCGCGCCGGCGTCCCCGAGTACGCCGACTACTACGAGCGCATTCCGGCAGAGGCGGACGTGACCGACGTCGACTGGGCCGGCGACGACGCGCCGGGGCTCTACTTCAACTGGACGCGAATCCCCAACGTCAACTACGACTCGCTCGCCGTCCGCCGATGGATGCTCGACGTGGTCGAGGAGTGGGCCGACGAGGTGGACGGCTTCCGCTGTGACGTGGCGTGGGGCGTCCCCCACGGCTTCTGGAAGGAGGTTCGCGAGCGGGTGAAAGCCCACGACTCCGACTTTCTCCTGCTCGACGAGACGGTACCACACCGCGACGCCGCCTTCCGGGAAAACGAGTTCGACGTGCACTACGACCCGGACTTCTACTTCGCTCTGCGAGACATCGGTCGCGGCGAGGAACCGGCGACGGTGCTGTTCGACGCCCTGGCAGAGTCCGAGCACTGGGGCTACCCCGACCGCGCGGTCCACATGCGCTACGTCGAGAACCACGACGAGGACCGCTACCGCGACGAGTGCGGGCCGGAACCGCTGCGGGCCGCCGTCGGCGCGACGTTTACTGTCCCCGGCCTCCCCATGCTCTACTACGGACAGGAACGCGGCGTCGAAGACCAGCGCGGGACGATGCGCTGGCACGACGGCGACGCCGACCTGACCGACTTCCACCGCCGACTGGTGGCGCTCCGCGACGAACACGCCGCCCTGCGCGCGTCCGGTGTCACCCCCGTCGAGTGGTCCGTCGCCGAAGGTGATCCGGACGGCGTCGTCGCCTACGAACGCGCCGACGGCGACGAGACGCTCGTGGTCGTCTTGAACTTCGCCGCCGAGGACGCGACGGTGACTCTCGACCGCGAGGTGACCGGCCGCGACCTCCTCTCGGAGTCCGACGTGACGAGCGAGGACGGCCTGCGCGTCGCCGACGTGGTCGTGACCCCCGCCGCGGAGTAA
- a CDS encoding ABC transporter ATP-binding protein codes for MASLELNALRKEFDGGSIVAVDDLELFIEDGEFVTVVGPSGCGKSTTLRMIAGLERPSSGRIHIGGNDITDVHARHRDVAMVFQNYALYPHKTIQQNMAFGLRMSTDMSAEEREQRVYEAAEMMGIEDLLDDTPEELSGGQKQRVALGRAIVREPDVFLFDEPLSNLDAKLRTTMRTEIQRLQEELGITSVYVTHDQEEAMTMGDRIVILNDGKLQQTGKPTEVYQNPANQFVAGFVGSPSMNFIDVEAESVGDGIHLTGSDGAFSYDLTSGRADAFGDIGGGSYVLGIRPEHVVVGEDGGQNAVPATVDVVEPVGSDNYLYLDLGSESRSFDTEDAPDFIARVPADVEPEVGDLIHISFEESSVHLFDAQTGEAVTATEEPAVTAP; via the coding sequence ATGGCGAGTCTCGAACTGAACGCACTGAGAAAGGAGTTCGATGGCGGGTCCATCGTCGCGGTCGACGACCTGGAACTGTTCATCGAGGACGGGGAGTTCGTGACGGTCGTCGGACCGTCCGGCTGTGGGAAGTCGACGACGCTGCGGATGATCGCCGGTCTCGAACGACCGTCGAGCGGTCGCATCCACATCGGCGGTAACGACATCACCGACGTCCACGCGCGACACCGCGACGTGGCGATGGTGTTCCAGAACTACGCGCTGTACCCGCACAAGACCATCCAACAGAACATGGCCTTCGGCCTGCGGATGAGCACCGACATGTCCGCCGAGGAGCGCGAACAGCGCGTCTACGAGGCCGCCGAGATGATGGGCATCGAGGACCTGCTCGACGACACGCCCGAGGAGCTCTCCGGCGGGCAGAAACAGCGCGTCGCGCTGGGTCGCGCGATCGTCCGCGAACCCGACGTGTTCCTCTTCGACGAGCCGCTGTCGAACTTAGACGCGAAACTGCGGACGACGATGCGGACCGAGATCCAGCGCCTGCAGGAGGAACTGGGCATCACGTCGGTGTACGTCACCCACGACCAGGAGGAGGCGATGACGATGGGCGACCGAATCGTCATCCTCAACGACGGGAAGCTCCAGCAGACGGGCAAACCCACCGAGGTGTATCAGAACCCCGCCAACCAGTTCGTAGCCGGGTTCGTTGGGTCGCCGTCGATGAACTTCATCGACGTCGAGGCCGAATCCGTCGGCGATGGCATCCACCTGACCGGCTCGGACGGTGCGTTCTCCTACGACCTCACGTCGGGTCGAGCCGACGCGTTCGGCGACATCGGCGGCGGCTCGTACGTCCTCGGCATCCGCCCGGAACACGTCGTCGTCGGCGAGGACGGCGGACAGAACGCCGTCCCGGCGACGGTGGACGTGGTCGAACCGGTCGGGAGCGACAACTACCTGTATCTGGACCTCGGCTCGGAGTCCCGGAGTTTCGACACCGAGGACGCGCCGGACTTCATCGCCCGCGTCCCGGCCGACGTCGAACCCGAAGTCGGCGACCTGATCCACATCTCCTTCGAGGAGTCCTCGGTCCACCTCTTCGACGCTCAGACGGGTGAGGCGGTCACGGCCACCGAAGAACCGGCCGTCACCGCCCCGTAG